Proteins from a single region of Streptomyces spinoverrucosus:
- a CDS encoding GvpL/GvpF family gas vesicle protein: MSLYVYAITKASHPLRLDDLKGVGDSPSEVRVVRGDSLCAVVSEAPEDLSIARRDLEAHHAVQERLWSDDVTLPLGFGFVAQDEDAVRAVLDQGAEQYAQRLAELADRVEFNVKGVQDEDTLLRRIVEESDRVRELNEATREGHGTPEQRLELGQLVAQEVQVRQDALAEQIVAALRPLVYAESLSPPSEQYFVNASFLVDRDKAEEFTDSCAELTEQLPEGAELRLRGPLPPYSFA, encoded by the coding sequence ATGTCGCTGTACGTGTACGCCATCACCAAGGCATCGCATCCCCTGCGCCTCGACGACCTCAAGGGCGTCGGCGACTCGCCGTCCGAGGTGCGGGTGGTGCGCGGCGACTCCCTGTGCGCCGTCGTCAGTGAGGCCCCGGAGGACCTGTCGATCGCGCGCCGGGACCTGGAGGCGCATCACGCGGTACAGGAGCGGCTGTGGTCCGACGACGTCACGCTGCCGCTGGGCTTCGGATTCGTCGCCCAGGACGAGGACGCCGTACGCGCCGTCCTGGACCAGGGCGCCGAGCAGTACGCCCAGCGGCTGGCCGAGCTCGCCGACCGGGTGGAGTTCAACGTCAAGGGCGTGCAGGACGAGGACACACTGCTGCGGCGGATCGTCGAAGAGTCCGATCGGGTACGTGAGTTGAACGAGGCGACCCGCGAGGGCCACGGAACTCCCGAGCAGCGGCTGGAACTCGGCCAGCTCGTGGCCCAGGAGGTGCAGGTCCGCCAGGACGCGCTCGCCGAGCAGATCGTCGCCGCGCTACGGCCGCTCGTGTACGCGGAGAGCCTGTCGCCGCCGTCCGAGCAGTACTTCGTCAACGCCTCGTTCCTCGTGGACCGCGACAAGGCCGAGGAGTTCACCGACTCCTGCGCGGAGCTGACCGAGCAACTGCCCGAGGGAGCCGAGCTACGGCTCCGCGGTCCGCTGCCGCCCTACAGCTTCGCCTGA
- the rplU gene encoding 50S ribosomal protein L21, translating to MYAIVRSGGRQHKVAVGDIVEVDKISTAKVGDTVELSTLLVVDGDAVTSDPWVLAGIKVQAEVVDHHKGQKIDILRYKNKTGYRRRQGHRQQYTAIKVTEIPAAAK from the coding sequence GTGTACGCCATCGTGCGCAGCGGTGGTCGTCAGCACAAGGTTGCTGTCGGCGACATCGTTGAGGTTGACAAGATTTCCACTGCCAAGGTTGGCGACACGGTCGAGCTCTCGACCCTGCTCGTTGTCGACGGCGACGCTGTGACCAGCGACCCGTGGGTGCTGGCCGGCATCAAGGTCCAGGCCGAGGTCGTGGACCACCACAAGGGCCAGAAGATCGACATTCTGCGCTACAAGAACAAGACCGGCTACCGCCGTCGTCAGGGCCACCGCCAGCAGTACACGGCGATCAAGGTCACTGAGATCCCCGCGGCTGCGAAGTAA
- a CDS encoding SRPBCC family protein: MTDRKASGRGSPTGTGVLKGPGANKLVEELGAYAEARLEHMLTGVGHKMGDAASRLGSAHVGPGPLVHALGKGGKVFGGQVASQAKETAAHAKDAVADKVKEATGQKHGPARGAGTKSITIIEDIDVGVPVREAYNQWTQFTEFGRFTKGVVDVEQKDDTTTQWQVKIAKASRAFTGTITEQVPDERIAWTSEGAKGTTRGVVTFHPVADNLTKVLLVVDYFPKGFVEKTANLWRAQGRRTRLDLKLFRKFVMLRGEATGGWRGEIREGEVVRGPDEEAEEEGRESRESPESRQEKERPREEKAGEEEYDEEQPEDRYDERDEDEKRDEGEERDEGEDEYEDKDEDEYDQYDDEDQEDEEDQEDQEDEDRDDEEPAAESRRRRR; encoded by the coding sequence ATGACTGACCGCAAGGCGTCCGGGCGCGGCTCGCCGACCGGTACCGGAGTCCTGAAGGGTCCGGGCGCGAACAAGCTGGTGGAGGAACTGGGAGCCTACGCCGAGGCCCGCCTGGAACACATGCTGACCGGCGTCGGCCACAAGATGGGCGATGCCGCGAGCCGGCTCGGCTCGGCCCATGTGGGGCCCGGCCCTCTCGTCCACGCCCTCGGCAAGGGCGGCAAGGTGTTCGGCGGGCAGGTCGCGTCCCAGGCCAAGGAGACCGCCGCGCACGCCAAGGACGCCGTGGCGGACAAGGTCAAGGAGGCCACCGGCCAGAAGCACGGGCCGGCGCGCGGCGCCGGGACCAAGAGCATCACCATCATCGAGGACATCGACGTCGGTGTTCCGGTGCGCGAGGCGTACAACCAGTGGACGCAGTTCACGGAGTTCGGCCGGTTCACCAAGGGCGTGGTCGACGTCGAGCAGAAGGACGACACCACGACCCAGTGGCAGGTGAAGATCGCCAAGGCGAGCCGCGCGTTCACCGGGACGATCACGGAGCAGGTGCCCGACGAGCGGATCGCCTGGACGTCCGAGGGCGCCAAGGGCACCACCAGGGGCGTGGTCACCTTCCATCCGGTGGCCGACAACCTCACCAAGGTCCTGCTGGTCGTCGATTACTTCCCCAAGGGATTCGTCGAGAAGACCGCGAACCTCTGGCGGGCCCAGGGCCGCCGTACCCGGCTGGACCTGAAGCTCTTCCGCAAGTTCGTGATGCTGCGCGGCGAGGCCACGGGCGGCTGGCGCGGGGAGATCCGCGAGGGGGAGGTGGTCCGCGGCCCGGACGAGGAGGCCGAGGAAGAGGGCCGCGAGTCCCGTGAGTCCCCTGAGTCCCGTCAGGAGAAGGAGCGGCCCCGCGAGGAGAAGGCCGGGGAGGAGGAGTACGACGAGGAGCAGCCCGAGGACCGCTACGACGAGAGGGACGAGGACGAGAAGAGGGACGAAGGCGAGGAGAGGGACGAAGGCGAAGACGAGTACGAGGACAAGGACGAGGACGAGTACGACCAGTACGACGATGAGGACCAGGAGGACGAGGAGGACCAGGAGGACCAGGAGGACGAAGACCGCGACGACGAGGAACCCGCGGCCGAGAGCCGTCGGCGCCGCAGGTAG
- a CDS encoding gas vesicle protein, which produces MTEPLSAGPSPARTLQPYGQGSSANLADILERVLDKGIVIVGDIKIDLLDIELLTIRLRLLVASVDKAKEIGIDWWERDPSLSSRADGTRDLEEQNARLRDEVRQLRRQMAELPEGAPTGRRRSRDRDPDREREGEREREPGAEPRRRKRRPDEDDDSRS; this is translated from the coding sequence GTGACCGAGCCCCTATCCGCCGGCCCCTCCCCGGCTCGGACGCTTCAGCCGTACGGCCAGGGATCCAGTGCGAACCTCGCCGACATACTCGAGCGCGTGCTCGACAAGGGCATCGTCATCGTCGGCGACATCAAGATCGACCTGCTCGACATCGAGCTGCTCACCATCCGGCTCCGCCTGCTGGTCGCCTCGGTGGACAAGGCCAAGGAGATCGGCATCGACTGGTGGGAGCGCGATCCCTCTCTGTCGTCCCGCGCCGACGGCACCCGCGACCTGGAGGAGCAGAACGCCCGGCTGCGTGACGAGGTCAGGCAGCTGCGCCGGCAGATGGCGGAGCTGCCGGAGGGCGCTCCGACCGGCCGCCGCCGTTCACGCGATCGCGACCCCGACCGTGAACGCGAAGGGGAGCGTGAGCGTGAGCCCGGCGCGGAGCCCCGGCGCAGGAAACGCAGGCCCGACGAGGACGACGACAGCCGGAGTTGA
- a CDS encoding TIGR03936 family radical SAM-associated protein, whose amino-acid sequence MQRVRLRYTKRGRLRFTSHRDFQRAFERALRRAEVPMAYSAGFTPHPKVSYANAAPTGTGSEAEYLEIALTDTRDPDKLRILLDESLPPGLDIVEAVEARTSGLADRLTASVWELRLDGVDRADAARAVAAFIAAEAVEVQRLTKNGVRTFDARPAVVSLETVVSPETTEEHTSQADRPTDQPCAILRLVVRHVTPAVRPDDVLSGLRAVADLAPPVPAAVTRLAQGLFDEETGTVTDPLAPDREAGPA is encoded by the coding sequence GTGCAGCGCGTCCGACTGCGCTACACCAAGCGCGGCCGCCTCCGGTTCACCAGCCACCGTGACTTCCAGCGCGCCTTCGAGCGTGCGCTGCGCCGCGCCGAGGTGCCCATGGCGTACTCGGCGGGGTTCACCCCGCACCCGAAGGTGTCGTACGCCAATGCCGCACCCACCGGCACGGGCAGTGAGGCGGAGTACCTGGAGATCGCGCTCACCGATACGCGCGATCCGGACAAGCTCAGGATCCTGCTCGACGAGTCGCTTCCCCCCGGGCTCGACATCGTCGAGGCGGTCGAGGCCCGCACCTCGGGGCTCGCCGACCGGCTGACGGCCTCCGTCTGGGAGCTGCGGCTGGACGGTGTGGACCGGGCCGACGCCGCGCGCGCCGTGGCCGCCTTCATCGCGGCCGAGGCCGTGGAGGTGCAGCGCCTGACCAAGAACGGCGTCCGCACCTTCGACGCCCGCCCCGCCGTCGTCAGCCTGGAGACAGTCGTCAGCCCAGAGACAACCGAAGAGCACACTTCGCAGGCTGATAGGCCGACCGACCAGCCCTGTGCGATACTGCGGCTGGTTGTTCGGCACGTGACGCCTGCCGTACGACCCGACGACGTCCTGTCCGGTCTCCGCGCCGTGGCCGACCTGGCGCCGCCGGTCCCCGCAGCGGTGACCAGGCTGGCGCAGGGGCTGTTCGATGAAGAGACCGGCACGGTGACAGACCCGCTCGCGCCTGACCGCGAGGCGGGCCCCGCGTAG
- a CDS encoding gas vesicle protein GvpG gives MGLVFEVLALPFAPVRGVGWVLEKVVQAAEHEYYDPTPIQAALADLERARAEGRVDEEDFAAREEELLRRLEEIRLYQLGKTAS, from the coding sequence GTGGGACTGGTCTTCGAGGTCCTGGCGCTGCCCTTCGCCCCGGTGCGGGGCGTGGGCTGGGTGCTCGAGAAGGTCGTACAGGCCGCGGAGCACGAGTACTACGACCCCACCCCCATCCAGGCGGCGCTCGCCGACCTGGAGCGGGCGCGGGCCGAGGGCCGTGTCGACGAGGAGGACTTCGCGGCACGCGAGGAGGAGCTGTTGCGGCGGCTGGAGGAGATCAGGCTGTACCAGCTCGGAAAGACGGCATCATGA
- a CDS encoding Rne/Rng family ribonuclease, giving the protein MLEPIEPTEGSELNTPSDTLPPRRRRRAASRPAGPPATTSETPTETVAPAIPAADAADLASGDLPAAEAADLAATDLSSAAAEEAGEVDEAVEASEISETEELSGTEEAEEAEEAEEAVEKPEALEEPAPVARTRRRVTRRVSTPAGSAESVEAAETVVPVAAQVAPEPVDDSAVAHVVDEPAPPRRRRATRRASAPSGSPTSAAPAESAAPVVPAAVNVSAEAPATEPQAEAAPVEEAAPVARTRRRATRRASAPAGAPAATEAAQPEIAQPEAAVEAPAAESEVAVAVPAAEPQVEAAAAEETEEAAPRRARRRATRRVSAPAETTESAAGEAVEAAGEQADEAAAPRRTRRRRGAAEAPAEPAVAEATRAEEPAVTEPAEAARPAVTEETPEPAEAAGDQGGATRRTRRRVVRKAATGFAAPAQTEGAEAEAPRPPARPAVAVFQPPVFTEPRFQTPERAAAEAAAEAVEEAPEAEEFPEEPTGSRRRRRRRGAGAVEEAEAQAVETAGDEEAEEAEEAEEAAEPVVEDEEGEETGSRRRRRRGGRRRRRGESGDFAEGDTEELAAEQAEQDAEDTAEQVEEDAEEDAEEDERAAESGGSSTSSRRRRRRRRRAGDSGTDAEPSADDPERTVVKVREPRPPREKGAEPSDEVQSIKGSTRLEAKKQRRREGREQGRRRVPIITEAEFLARREAVERVMVVRQNGDRTQIGVLEDNVLVEHYVNKEQSTSYVGNVYLGKVQNVLPSMEAAFIDIGKGRNAVLYAGEVNFEALGMANGPRRIESALKSGQSVLVQVTKDPIGHKGARLTSQVSLPGRYLVYVPEGSMTGISRKLPDTERARLKTILKKIVPEDAGVIVRTAAEGASEDELRRDVERLQAQWEDIQKKAKSGNAPTLLYGEPDMTVRVVRDIFNEDFSKVIVSGPDAWETIHGYVAHVAPDLAGRLQKWTSEVDVFATYRIDEQLAKALDRKVWLPSGGSLVIDRTEAMVVIDVNTGKFTGQGGNLEETVTRNNLEAAEEIVRQLRLRDLGGIIVIDFIDMVLESNRDLVLRRLLECLGRDRTKHQVAEVTSLGLVQMTRKRVGQGLLESFSETCVHCNGRGVIVHLDHAAAAGGGGKRKKRARAGAEQPEHTHEAVAGELVEIGETAEEEAETETEVAAEVAEPVALPAPEFAPDEELYSSVAEAEAAASRGRSRRRASRRVSAPAGAPAPKSEADGAGVPAPTAQDVTAEEEAARPVRLEPAAAAHAEPVAVEDPVVEAPAPAEEAAPKGRTRRRATRKVSAPAGSPASAEAAVVTVAETAPAETAPAVAATPEVPEVAETPVAARPEQAEAPAEAAAPARPRRRAVRKATAPTASEETAVVVVPSAESAETQAPVAEQAAHEAEQALVEAREAAAEAVVEAEGDESAPARKTARKTAKKATAKKAATKKTAAKKTAAKKATAKKAAKSTATKTAAAKATKATAKKTAAAEQSQPTVSVSTDEG; this is encoded by the coding sequence ATGCTCGAGCCGATCGAACCCACTGAGGGTTCCGAACTGAACACTCCAAGCGACACCCTGCCGCCGCGTCGTCGGCGCCGTGCCGCTTCCCGACCGGCGGGTCCGCCCGCCACCACGTCCGAAACGCCGACGGAGACCGTCGCGCCGGCCATACCGGCCGCTGACGCCGCCGATCTGGCCTCGGGCGACCTGCCTGCCGCCGAAGCCGCCGACCTGGCCGCGACCGACCTTTCCTCTGCCGCTGCTGAGGAGGCCGGGGAGGTCGACGAGGCTGTCGAGGCCAGTGAGATTTCCGAGACCGAAGAGCTTTCCGGGACCGAAGAGGCCGAAGAGGCCGAAGAGGCTGAAGAAGCGGTCGAGAAGCCCGAGGCCCTTGAGGAGCCCGCGCCCGTTGCGCGTACGCGTCGTCGCGTGACCCGTCGGGTCTCCACGCCTGCCGGGTCTGCTGAGTCCGTCGAGGCCGCCGAGACGGTGGTGCCGGTCGCCGCCCAGGTCGCCCCCGAGCCGGTGGACGACAGCGCCGTAGCCCATGTCGTCGACGAGCCCGCCCCGCCCCGCCGTCGCCGGGCCACGCGCCGGGCGTCGGCGCCTTCCGGGTCGCCGACCTCAGCCGCGCCCGCCGAGTCCGCCGCGCCCGTCGTACCCGCAGCCGTGAACGTGAGCGCCGAGGCGCCCGCCACCGAGCCGCAGGCCGAGGCCGCCCCCGTCGAGGAGGCCGCGCCGGTCGCGCGTACGCGTCGGCGGGCGACCCGCCGGGCGTCCGCGCCCGCCGGGGCTCCGGCCGCCACTGAGGCCGCACAGCCGGAGATTGCACAGCCGGAGGCTGCCGTCGAGGCGCCCGCCGCCGAGTCGGAGGTTGCCGTCGCCGTGCCCGCCGCCGAGCCGCAGGTCGAGGCCGCCGCCGCGGAGGAAACCGAGGAGGCCGCTCCGCGCCGGGCCCGCCGTCGGGCCACGCGTCGGGTGTCGGCGCCCGCCGAGACGACCGAGAGCGCCGCCGGTGAGGCCGTCGAGGCCGCCGGTGAGCAGGCCGACGAGGCTGCCGCCCCGCGTCGTACGCGTCGCCGCCGGGGCGCGGCCGAGGCGCCCGCCGAGCCTGCCGTCGCCGAGGCCACGCGGGCCGAGGAGCCCGCCGTGACAGAGCCCGCTGAGGCCGCGCGGCCTGCCGTGACCGAGGAGACCCCCGAGCCCGCCGAGGCCGCCGGTGACCAGGGCGGTGCCACCCGCCGTACGCGGCGTCGGGTCGTGCGGAAGGCGGCGACCGGTTTCGCCGCGCCCGCGCAGACCGAGGGCGCCGAGGCCGAGGCACCGCGTCCGCCGGCGCGGCCCGCCGTCGCGGTGTTCCAGCCGCCGGTGTTCACCGAGCCGAGGTTCCAGACGCCCGAGCGGGCCGCCGCCGAAGCGGCCGCCGAGGCGGTGGAGGAGGCCCCCGAGGCCGAGGAGTTCCCCGAGGAGCCGACCGGGTCGCGGCGTCGCCGCCGGCGCCGGGGTGCCGGAGCCGTGGAGGAGGCCGAGGCGCAGGCCGTCGAGACCGCCGGGGACGAGGAGGCGGAGGAGGCCGAGGAGGCCGAGGAGGCCGCCGAGCCCGTCGTCGAGGACGAGGAGGGCGAGGAGACCGGGTCGCGTCGCCGTCGTCGTCGCGGTGGCCGGCGTCGCCGTCGGGGCGAGTCCGGCGACTTCGCCGAGGGTGACACCGAGGAACTCGCCGCCGAGCAGGCCGAGCAGGACGCCGAGGACACCGCCGAGCAGGTCGAGGAGGACGCCGAGGAGGACGCCGAGGAGGACGAGCGGGCCGCCGAGTCCGGGGGTTCGTCCACCAGCAGCCGCCGTCGCCGTCGCCGTCGTCGCCGGGCCGGTGACTCCGGCACGGACGCCGAGCCGTCCGCCGACGACCCCGAGCGCACGGTCGTCAAGGTCCGCGAGCCGCGACCCCCGCGGGAAAAGGGTGCCGAGCCGTCCGACGAGGTGCAGTCCATCAAGGGCTCCACGCGTCTGGAGGCCAAGAAGCAGCGTCGCCGCGAGGGCCGCGAGCAGGGCCGCCGCCGCGTGCCGATCATCACCGAGGCCGAGTTCCTGGCCCGGCGCGAGGCCGTCGAGCGCGTGATGGTCGTCCGGCAGAACGGCGACCGTACGCAGATCGGCGTGCTCGAGGACAACGTGCTCGTCGAGCACTACGTCAACAAGGAGCAGTCGACCTCGTACGTCGGCAACGTCTACCTCGGCAAGGTGCAGAACGTGCTTCCGTCGATGGAGGCCGCCTTCATCGACATCGGCAAGGGCCGCAACGCCGTGCTCTACGCCGGTGAGGTCAACTTCGAGGCGCTGGGCATGGCCAACGGGCCGCGCCGCATCGAGTCCGCCCTGAAGTCCGGCCAGTCCGTCCTCGTGCAGGTCACCAAGGACCCGATCGGGCACAAGGGCGCGCGTCTGACCAGCCAGGTCTCCCTCCCCGGCCGTTACCTCGTGTACGTCCCCGAGGGCTCGATGACCGGCATCAGCCGCAAGCTGCCCGACACCGAGCGGGCCCGGCTGAAGACCATCCTCAAGAAGATCGTCCCCGAGGACGCGGGCGTCATCGTGCGCACCGCCGCCGAGGGCGCGAGCGAGGACGAGCTGCGCCGGGACGTCGAGCGGCTGCAGGCGCAGTGGGAGGACATCCAGAAGAAGGCCAAGAGCGGCAACGCGCCGACTCTGCTGTACGGCGAGCCGGACATGACCGTCCGCGTCGTGCGGGACATCTTCAACGAGGACTTCTCCAAGGTCATCGTCAGCGGCCCGGACGCCTGGGAGACCATCCACGGGTACGTCGCCCATGTCGCGCCGGATCTCGCCGGGCGGCTGCAGAAGTGGACCTCCGAGGTCGACGTCTTCGCCACCTACCGGATCGACGAGCAGCTCGCCAAGGCGCTGGACCGCAAGGTCTGGCTGCCCAGCGGCGGTTCGCTGGTGATCGACCGGACCGAGGCGATGGTCGTCATCGACGTCAACACCGGCAAGTTCACCGGCCAGGGCGGCAACCTGGAGGAGACGGTCACCAGGAACAACCTGGAGGCGGCCGAGGAGATCGTCCGTCAGCTGCGGCTGCGCGACCTCGGCGGCATCATCGTGATCGACTTCATCGACATGGTGCTGGAGTCCAACCGGGACCTGGTGCTGCGGCGCCTGCTGGAGTGCCTGGGCCGGGACCGTACGAAGCACCAGGTCGCCGAGGTGACCTCGCTGGGCCTGGTCCAGATGACCCGCAAGCGGGTCGGGCAGGGCCTGTTGGAGTCGTTCTCCGAGACCTGCGTCCACTGCAACGGGCGCGGTGTCATCGTGCACCTGGACCACGCGGCCGCCGCCGGTGGCGGAGGCAAGCGCAAGAAGCGCGCGCGGGCCGGTGCCGAACAGCCGGAGCACACGCACGAGGCCGTGGCCGGCGAGCTCGTCGAGATCGGCGAGACCGCCGAGGAGGAGGCGGAGACCGAGACCGAGGTCGCGGCCGAGGTCGCCGAGCCGGTGGCGCTCCCCGCGCCGGAGTTCGCGCCGGACGAGGAGCTGTACAGCAGCGTCGCCGAGGCGGAGGCCGCGGCGTCGCGCGGGCGTTCGCGGCGTCGGGCGAGCCGTCGGGTCTCGGCTCCGGCGGGTGCGCCCGCGCCGAAGAGCGAGGCCGACGGGGCCGGCGTACCGGCGCCCACGGCGCAGGACGTGACGGCCGAGGAGGAGGCCGCGCGTCCGGTGCGCCTGGAGCCGGCCGCCGCGGCGCACGCCGAGCCCGTGGCCGTCGAGGACCCGGTGGTCGAGGCCCCGGCGCCCGCCGAGGAGGCCGCGCCCAAGGGCCGTACCCGCCGTCGGGCCACCCGCAAGGTGAGCGCACCGGCCGGTTCACCGGCGTCGGCGGAGGCGGCGGTGGTGACGGTCGCCGAGACCGCGCCGGCCGAGACCGCGCCGGCCGTGGCCGCGACGCCGGAGGTGCCCGAGGTCGCGGAGACGCCGGTCGCCGCGCGGCCGGAGCAGGCCGAGGCGCCCGCCGAGGCCGCCGCCCCGGCCCGTCCGCGCCGCCGTGCGGTCCGCAAGGCCACCGCGCCGACCGCGTCCGAGGAGACGGCCGTCGTGGTCGTGCCGTCGGCGGAGTCGGCGGAGACGCAGGCGCCGGTCGCCGAGCAGGCCGCCCACGAGGCCGAGCAGGCTCTCGTGGAGGCCAGGGAAGCCGCCGCCGAGGCCGTCGTCGAGGCCGAGGGCGACGAGTCCGCCCCGGCCAGGAAGACGGCCCGCAAGACGGCCAAGAAGGCCACGGCGAAGAAGGCCGCCACCAAGAAGACCGCGGCCAAGAAGACGGCCGCGAAGAAGGCGACGGCCAAGAAGGCGGCGAAGTCCACCGCCACCAAGACGGCCGCCGCCAAGGCGACCAAGGCGACGGCGAAGAAGACCGCGGCCGCCGAGCAGTCCCAGCCGACCGTCTCGGTCTCGACCGACGAAGGCTGA
- a CDS encoding gas vesicle structural protein GvpA, with translation MTITPGGGGVPAPSQGGSGNLYDVLELVLDRGLVIDAFVRVSLVGIEIAKVDARVVVASVDTYLRFAEACNRLDLEAGRKAPAQLPDVMERVTEGGARGKSKGALSGAVDAFTESLQKGRRDEIESGERPRHGKEERREREREPVERGAERRSSKDREE, from the coding sequence GTGACCATCACCCCGGGCGGCGGCGGAGTGCCCGCCCCCAGCCAAGGCGGCTCCGGAAACCTCTATGACGTCCTGGAGTTGGTCCTGGACCGCGGTCTGGTAATCGACGCCTTCGTGCGGGTGTCCCTCGTCGGCATCGAGATCGCCAAGGTCGACGCCCGTGTCGTCGTGGCCAGCGTGGACACGTATCTGCGCTTCGCCGAGGCGTGCAACCGGCTGGACCTCGAAGCGGGCCGCAAGGCCCCGGCCCAGCTGCCCGACGTGATGGAGCGCGTCACCGAGGGCGGCGCCAGGGGCAAGAGCAAGGGCGCGCTGAGTGGCGCCGTCGACGCTTTCACGGAGTCCCTCCAGAAGGGCCGCCGCGACGAGATCGAGAGCGGCGAACGACCACGGCACGGCAAGGAGGAGCGGCGGGAGCGGGAGCGCGAACCCGTCGAACGCGGCGCGGAGCGCCGTTCCTCGAAGGATCGCGAGGAGTGA
- a CDS encoding gas vesicle protein GvpO — protein sequence MMVGDDMPGNERVSAAEAMRQATEQLAELLGRRPESVSALKPTDDGWEAEVEVVELERIPETTSVMASYEVALDPAGQLLAYKRGRRYTRAQIDRNEGSRS from the coding sequence ATGATGGTTGGTGATGATATGCCCGGAAACGAGAGAGTCTCCGCCGCCGAGGCGATGCGGCAGGCCACCGAGCAGCTCGCGGAGCTGCTGGGCCGGCGCCCTGAATCCGTCTCCGCTCTGAAGCCGACGGACGACGGCTGGGAGGCCGAGGTCGAGGTCGTGGAGCTGGAGCGCATCCCCGAGACCACGAGCGTGATGGCCAGCTATGAGGTCGCCCTGGACCCGGCCGGCCAACTGCTGGCCTACAAACGCGGGCGGCGCTACACGCGCGCCCAGATCGACCGCAATGAAGGGAGCAGGTCGTGA
- the rpmA gene encoding 50S ribosomal protein L27, with protein MAHKKGASSTRNGRDSNAQRLGVKRFGGQVVSAGEILVRQRGTHFHPGAGVGRGGDDTLFALQAGSVQFGTHRGRKVVNIVPVA; from the coding sequence ATGGCACACAAGAAGGGCGCATCGTCCACCCGTAACGGTCGTGACTCCAACGCTCAGCGCCTCGGCGTGAAGCGCTTCGGCGGTCAGGTCGTCAGCGCGGGCGAGATCCTGGTCCGTCAGCGTGGCACCCACTTCCACCCGGGTGCGGGCGTCGGCCGTGGCGGCGACGACACGCTGTTCGCGCTGCAGGCCGGTTCGGTGCAGTTCGGCACCCACCGTGGCCGCAAGGTCGTGAACATCGTTCCGGTCGCCTGA
- a CDS encoding GvpL/GvpF family gas vesicle protein, with protein sequence MDDQLSYVYGVVRTVASLERDALTRLRGVADAPVTLVHHGDMAAAVSPVPRSDFSEAALRAHLEDLDWLETVARAHHQVVETLGAHTTVLPLRLATVYLDDARVRDMLGEREKTLTTLLDRLADHVEWGVKVYADASSPAAEPPPDSTADEPDPGRAYLRQRRRQRHAREDAWSSAAEAVRRVEEQAGALAVARARHRPQQGRLAAGTGATGATGATGENIANDAYLVPRRHAEEFRARALRAAEGLPGVRVEVTGPWVPYSFAQMPQTQAAPEGARQR encoded by the coding sequence ATGGACGACCAGCTCAGCTACGTGTACGGCGTCGTGCGCACCGTCGCTTCCCTGGAGCGGGACGCCCTCACCCGCCTCCGCGGGGTCGCGGACGCACCCGTCACGCTGGTCCACCACGGCGACATGGCGGCGGCTGTCAGCCCGGTCCCCCGGTCGGACTTCTCCGAGGCGGCGCTCAGAGCCCACCTGGAGGACCTGGACTGGCTGGAGACGGTGGCCCGCGCCCACCACCAGGTCGTGGAGACGCTGGGCGCGCACACCACGGTGCTTCCGCTGCGACTGGCGACGGTGTACCTCGACGACGCCCGGGTCCGCGACATGCTCGGCGAGCGGGAGAAGACCCTCACCACGCTGCTGGACCGCCTCGCCGACCATGTCGAGTGGGGTGTGAAGGTCTACGCCGACGCGTCCTCGCCGGCCGCCGAGCCGCCGCCGGACAGCACCGCGGACGAACCCGACCCCGGCCGCGCCTACCTGCGGCAACGCCGACGACAGCGGCACGCGCGCGAGGACGCCTGGTCGTCCGCCGCCGAGGCCGTCCGGCGTGTCGAGGAGCAGGCCGGGGCCCTCGCCGTGGCCCGCGCCCGGCACCGCCCCCAGCAGGGCCGACTGGCCGCTGGGACCGGGGCGACCGGGGCGACCGGGGCGACCGGCGAGAACATCGCCAACGACGCCTATCTCGTCCCGCGCCGCCACGCCGAGGAGTTCCGCGCGCGGGCCCTGCGAGCCGCCGAGGGACTCCCGGGCGTACGGGTGGAGGTCACCGGCCCCTGGGTGCCGTACTCCTTCGCCCAGATGCCTCAGACCCAGGCGGCCCCGGAGGGAGCACGACAGCGGTGA